A stretch of DNA from Catenulispora acidiphila DSM 44928:
CGCCGGGCCCACCGGGTGCGCGCCGACCGCGAGCGTGGGGACGGACAGGCGGCCGGCGAGCGTGGCGGCCTGGATTTGGCGTGCGGTGGCGGGCATGGCGCGGTAGTGCTCGAAGGCGCAGCGCAGGGACTCGGTCCCGGTGTACGCGGCGACGAACGCATCGCGGACCTCGGCGGGGATGCCACGGCCCTGGGTCCCGGCCGTCAGGAACCAGTCCACGTATTCGGGCTCGTGACCGGCCAGCACCTGTTCGGCCAGTCCCGGTACGGCGTGGAAGCCGAACCACCACGGCGGCCCGGCGGGGAGGAAGTCTTCCGCGCCGGGTAGGCGGCCCAGGAACGCCTCCATGAGGACCAGGCGGCGGACAAGGTCGGGCCGGCGCATCGCCAGCAGGAACGCCGGAGGTGTGCCGGCGTCGATGCCGACGACCGCGGCGGAGTCCACGTTCAGGGCGGCCAGCAGCCCTTCGGCGTCGGCGGCGAGGTTTTCGGCGTCGTAGCCGTCGGCGGCGCGGGTGGTGGCGCCGAGGCCGCGCAGGTCTGGGGCGATGACCCGGTACTGGTCGGACAGCGGTCCCATGACCGAGCTCCAAAGCTGCCAGGTGTGCGGGAATCCGTGCAGCAGTAACACTTCCGGGCCCGTTCCGCAGACGGCGACGTTCACCTCTATCCCGTTGACGGGTACGCGGAGCAGATCGACAGCTGCGGGCATGGTTTCTCCCAAGTGGTTACCATTGGATACCTGGTAACCCTAGGAAACCGACGGCGAGTGGCCAAGACGGCACTTCCGCGTCAGGTGGTGAGGTGGAAGTGACCGCCCTGTCCGACAACACACGCGGCGACCTGTTCGATCCGGCGTGCCCGACGCGCGCGCTGCTGGACCGCGTCGGCTCGAAGTGGACGTCGATGGCCGTGAAGCTGCTCGCCGAGGCCGCACCGCAGGAGATCCGGTTCGCAGAGCTGCGCCGCAGGATGCCCGGCGTCTCGCAGAAGATGCTCGCCACGACGCTACGCGCCCTGGTCCGCGACGGGCTCGCCCAGCGGCGCGTCGAGCCGACGGTCCCGCCGCGCGTGCACTACAGCCTGACCCCGCTCGGTCTGTCGCTGGATGGACCATTGGCCGTACTGCGAGCCTGGGCTGAGGAGCACATGGCCGAAATCGACCGCGCGAATCGGGATGCGGACGCCGCGGGCTAGACCGCCGACCCTGAGAGCTCTCAGGTACTGCCACGCGTCAGACCTTCCTAACCTGGCGACGTGATACGTATCAGAAGGTTGGCACGCTGGCTGGCGATCGCGGCGATGGCCACCGCGGGCCTGGCCGCCCCGTCCGCCGCGCACGCCGCGTGGCCGGAGCCGCAGGCTGCCATGTCCTGTAAGCCGTGGGTGATCCTCTCCGCGTACGGCACCAACGAGTACACAGACTCCGGGCACCCGTACGGGAGCACCGGCGTCAACGAGACCTACATCAAGGCGATCACCAACGCCTTGGCCGATCACAAGATCGGTCAGCGCACCCCGGACGGCAACTACTACCCGGTGCCGAACGCGACGGTCGACATCCGGAACCTGCCCTATCCGGCCGGTCCCGGCTTGCCGAACCTGCTCACCGGGTACTTCGACTCGGTCGAGGCCGGCCGGGCCGAACTGGTGAAGGAGGTGCGCTGGTACTCCGACAACTGCGGGGGCGGCACCAAGCTGGTGCTCGTGGGGTACTCGCAGGGTGCGCAGGTGGTCAAGAAGGCGCTGGCCGATCCCGGGCTCCAGTCGGCCCAGTACGTGATCAACGGTGTGGTGAACATCGCCGATCCGACGCGCTACAACAACACGAGCGGCTTCACCGATCCCGGTGACATGAAGACGGTCGACAAGAACTGGTCGCCCGCCTCGCCCGCGGCCGCTGACGGCGGCCTGATGGGCCGCATCGCCGTGCCGCAGATGTTCTCCCGAGGGCTGACGGACCGGCGGTACTTCGACGTCTGCCGGACCGACGACATGGTGTGCAACCGGCCCGGGGCGCCGAACCCGAACGACTTCCTGACCCTGTTCGGGCAGAGCCTGGGCGACGGCAGCCACACCTCGTATCGCGACGGCGCGGGACTGGCCACCGCCACGGCCGTCGCCACCAAGATGGTGTCCACCGCGCTGGGGCCCATCATTAGCCCGCCGGACCCCAACGACTACTCGTGCACACAGCACGGCGACACCGACTCCCTCGGTGCGGCGGCCATCCGGGCCGCGTGCGACGTGCAGACCCAGGGCACCTGGTACACCTGGGGCGGCGGCCACTCGGTGAATCCGCCGCAGGCCACCTACGGCACGGTCGACCCCTCGGATCCGATTCGCAGCGCCAACGACCCGATCCACAAGGGCTTCGACTGCTCCGGCTTCATGCGCTACGTGTACTACGTCGCAGCGGGCTACGACATCATCGGCGACCGGACCGCCGATGGGAACTTCAAGGCGCCGTGGTCGGTGCGCATCGACCCGAACCAGGGCATCCTCGGTCTCATGCCGGGTGACATCGTGTTCTTCGGCAGCCCGGGCTACGCCCACCACACCGCGCTGTACCTGGGCGCCGGCAAGATCGTCGAAGCGCGGCAGTCCAACGAGCTGATCCGGGTCTCGGACCTGTTCAGCCACACCGACTACGTCGGCGCGATCCGGGTCAGCGGCGCCGGAGGCGGCGGCGGTCCCAACTCCACGTGGGGGACCGGTGTCCGGACCCACTCCTCGGCCTCCGTCGGTTCCCCGGTCTACACCACGCTGCCCGGGCCGACCGGCATCCGGATCGACTGCCAGGAGCACGCCGAGGCCGTGACCGCCGAGGGCTACACCAACGACGTGTGGTCGCACCTGCCGGACCTCGGCGGGAGCTGGGTCTCCAACATCTACGTGCAAGGGCCGGCCTGGTTGCCGGGAATCCCGGCGTGCGACGGGACAGGGCCCTCGACCGGATCGCAGTCGACCTGGGGCGCGAACGTCAACGTGCACTCGATCGCGGCGGTCGGCTCGCCGGTCGTCTCCACCCTGCCGGGTCCCACGTCGGTGACCGTCAAGTGCCAGGAGCACGCCGAGCCGGTGACCGCCGAGGGCCTCACCAACGACGCCTGGTCGTTCCTGCCGGACTACAACGGCTACGTCTCCAACATCTACATGAAGGGCGCGGCCTGGCTGGACGGCGTTCCGACCTGCGACGGCGGCGCCGCGAGCGGGGGAGCGAACCACACGACCTGGGGGACGAACGTCAACCTGCACACCGGTCCGTCCGCCGGGTCCGGGGTCGCGGCCGTCCTGCCGGGTCCCACCTCGGTGCGGATCGACTGCCAGACCCACGGCCAGTCGACCACCGCCGAGGGCTACACCAACGACGCCTGGTCGCACCTGCCGGACAGCAACGCCTGGATCTCCAACATCTACGTGACCGGGGACCCCTGGCTGGCCGACGTCCCCACCTGCGAGGGCGGGACCGGCGGCGGATCGCAGAACTCGCCGAACCAGCGGCAGGTGTGGGCGACGAACATCAACGTGCGGCAGGACACGACGACGTCCTCGGCGGTGGTCACCACGATCCCAGCGCCGACGACGGTCGCCATCAAGTGCCAGTGGCACGGGACTCCGGTCACCGACCAGGGCTACACCAACGACGGATGGTCCTACCTGCCGGACTACAACGGCTGGATCAGCAACATCTACATCAAGGGCACGGCGTGGCTGGACGGCATCCCGGAATGCACGGCACCGCCGCACGCCAGTTGACGCGCTGACCCGTCGATCAGCCGGCCAGCCGGTCAGCCGGTCAGCCGATCAGCTGACTGGCCCGAAGTCGCCGGAGGGGTCCTGCCACGGGGGCAGGACCCCTCCGGTCTTTCGCTTTATCAGCCTGCGTATTCCCGAGCGTATTCGAGCACGGAGTTGGTGAACTCGACGGCGTTCGGCGGCACTCCGTTGGCCTGGCTCACCGCCTTGGTGCTGGTGTCGTACGCGGCGACGGTGAGCGCGGCCAGGTCGCCCGGCGGGTGCTCCTTGATGAACTCCTCGTCCAGCCAGCACAGGTACTGGCCGGCAGCCATGATGGCGTCGTCGGGGTTCATGTAGTCGGCCCGCGGACCGGGAGCCCAGGCGGTGAAGACCCGCGGAGTCCAGCCGGCGATGCCGTAGGAGTCGGTCGCCGGGCTGGAGAACTTCGGGTCGAAGCCGCTCTCCACTTTCAGCACGGCCGCGACCATGGCCGGCGTGACTTCCGGCGTCGGGCAGGCGTGGGCCGCGCGGCTGATGACGTCGCGGTATTCGGCGGGGACCGCGGCGTCGGGGCGCAGTTCGCCTCGGGTGAGCGCCGGAGCGGACCGGGGACTGCCCGCTGCGCCGGTGGCCGGTGCGGCGGCCGGCCCGGTGACCGTGCCGGTGTGCGGCGAGGAAGCGGCGGTCTTCCCCTGCGAGCCGTTCTTGAGAACGAGGACCGTCGCCGCGACCGCGACGATCGCGACGACCGCCGCCACCGCGACCGCTGGAATCAGGACTCTGCGACGCGTGGAAGGCCCTGTCGGCTGCGCCGTCCCGTGCTCGCTGTGCTCACTGTGCGCACTGCGATCACCGTGCCCACTGCCACCGGCGCGGCCGATCCGCTCGGCCAGACTCCGCGCCGTGACGGCGCCGCGCCGGGCGTGATCGGGCGCGAGACAGTCCCTGATCAGCGACCGCCAGGGTTCTGCGATCCGCTCGTCCAGGAGCAGGCCTTCGCCGGTGTGGGCGTAGGCCTGCGCGCTCATCGCCCGGGCGTGCGGTGAGGCGCCGGCGAAGGGGTGACGCCCGCCGGCGAGCACCTGGTGGGTCAGGATTCCGAAGGCCCAGATGTCCGCGGTCGGACGCAGCGCGATGCCCTGTTCCCCGACCTGCTCGGACCACCATTCCGGCGGAAGGTAGTCCGAGGAGCCGATCCGCGGCGCGTAGGCGTGCGTGCCGTCGAGTTCCGTCGTGACGCCGAAGTCGGCCAGGCGCGCGCTGCCGTCGGCCATCAACAGCACGTTGCCGGGCTTCACGTCGCCGTGCACCCAGCCGGCGTCGTGCATGAAAGCCAGGGCCGAACAGACCTCCGCCAGGATCCGCTCCCCGTCGCCGAGGTCCGCACCGTTCTGAAGCAGCTGTCTGACGTTGCTGACGCCGCGTTCCATGACCAGCACCGTCGCGCCGTCGACGGCGGCGTCGCCGGACTCGGCGGTCTCCACGGCCACCGTGCGGATCAGCGCGGGATGCTCGATGCTCTCGCTGAACCGGCGCTCGCGGTCCACGACCTCGGCGAGCAGGGCGCGCCGCCCCGGGGTGCCGACCGAGGGCGGCAGGAACTTCAGGGCCACCTCGGCCGGATCGCCGTCCACGGCCGCGTCCCCGACTGCTTCCCCGAGATAGACGCTGCCCCAGCTGCCCGAGCCCAGATACCCGGTGACCCGCCAGCGGCCGACGACGAAGCCGTCCGGCACCTCGACGGGCCTCGCCCCCGCCCCGGCGGCCGGCTCGCCGGTGTTCCCGGCGCCGTCCACGGTCACTGTCCGGCCCGCCGGGCCGGCAGCATCCGGAGGTGCTCGTCCCGCACCAGGTCGAAGCGCAGCGCCAGCGCGACGATCGCCTCGCGTTTCCAGTCCATGCGCGCCGCGCCGTCGGTCCCCTCCCGCTCCCGGACCCGCAGTTTCGTCGTGGCCAGATAGTCGATGTGGTAGTTGACCGCCGACTTGGTCAGGTCCGCGCAGGAGGGCAGCGGCCGCAGCCGCTCCACGACGTCCCCGGCGTTCGGTATGGCGACCGCGGAGGCCTCGCGCAGCCGCGGTTCGCACAAAGCCAGCAGTACCAAGAAGTACTTCGCCGTCGGATCGAGGGAGAACGGCAGCACGGTGCGCTCGCCGGCACCCGGCGCCCGCGCCCCGGTCCCAGCCGCGGTCCCGGTCGCCTCTGATCCGGTCAGATCCGAGTACGAATCCGAGTACGAATGTTGAGGTGCGTAGACCGTGAAGCCCACGAAACCGTCGGCCACCGGGAGCACCACACGGGAGATCTCGAACGGAATGGGCGCCCCGATCCGGCCCGGCGCCACCTTGACGTGCTCCCCGGCACCTTCCAGATTCTCCACGACGTAGGTGGTGGTGCGGCTGAAGTTGGAGATCCGCCAGTGGTCGTCCACGGCGGCCAGTTCCCCGGCCCGCCGGGACACACCGTCCCCGGCGAGTTCCAGGCCGACCGGTGCGTTCGGCGCGCCCCGGCCGAAAGTCAGCACATCGCCGGGTCCCAGGCGCAGCAAGCCCGGCGGGCGCGTACGCGGGTCGGAGGGCTGGACGATCACAGTGTCCATGAAAGGTCTCTCAGAGGTGGCTCCAGGCTCCACGTCCCCCGGTGGAGGTGGATGCCCGTTCGAGATACCTCACGACCTTATGTCCCGTCGGGTCGGCCGGGCAAAGGCGACCTCATCCCGCTCCGTGCTGCTGCGCAGGACCTTCGAGCCCTGATGCCGCGGACCGGTGCCGCGGTCACACCGATCCGTCGACCAGCCCGCCGATGTTTTGCCCGCCCGCCTTGGGGTAGCCGGGTGCGGCACCAGTGCGGCTGCCGCTCGAAACGGCAGCACATCGGGCCTTGGCTCACTGCTGACGGCCGGATGTCGGGCCGGTGCCGGTTGCGACTTGGAGGCGTGAGCGATGGCAATGAACAGCATGGCTGGCCGGCGGCGCTCTGCTCGATCGCGGACAGAGGCGTCTGCGGCCCATTGGTTGAACGCGCTTGCCCGGGTGGGATTCGTCGCACGCGGGGTCATCTATTTCCTCATCGGACTGCTCGCCTTGGCAATCGCCACGGGGAAGGCCGCACCCCAGGCCGACCGGGTCGGCGCGCTGCAGTTCATCGCCGGCCAGTCCTACGGCAAGCCTCTGTTGTGGGCCTTGACCGTCGGGTTGGCCGCTATGGCGCTTTGGCGGTTCGCCCAGGTGTTTTTCGGTATTCGCCGGCACAGTCGCCAGCACGGTGAGGAGGCGCAGTCGTTCGCGCGCGGCCTGATCTATGCGGTGTTCTTCGTGGGGACGCTGCACTACGCGCAGGGTTCTGGGCTTCCGAAGAACAGCGGACAGCAGTCGCGGGACTTCACCGCGCAGGCCATGACGCACTCCGGAGGCCGCGTTCTGGTGGTCGTCGTCGGGCTGGTCATCGCCGCGATCGGCCTTTACATGCTGTGGAACGGGCTCACCCACCGGTTCTTGAAGGATCTGCGCACCGCGAGCATGAGCCGTCGCGCTCGTACCGTCGTCACCTGGCTCGGCACGGTGGGGAACATCGCCCGCGGGCTGCTGTTCGGAGCGCTCGGCGGCTTCATGATCGACGCGGGGCTGTCCTACAAGCCGAACGAGGCCAAGGGCACCGACGCGGTGCTGCGCTCCTTCGCGCACACCGCGGTGGGACCGGCGCTGTTGATCGCCGTGGCGGTCGGACTCGTGGTGTTCGGCCTGTTCTCCATGTGCGAGGCGCGCTGGCACCGCGACCTGTGAACGGTCGGCAGACGCAGACTTGGACACCACCCCGGTAGGAGGCGGCATGGACCCGCGAACGTGGTTGATCACGCGTCATGAGCGGGGCAACCCCGCCACCAGGGTGGACGACGAGCACGCGGCGCAGGCGGCGTGGTCGGAGGGAAACCTCGTCGAGCCGTTGATCCACGGCGCGGAGTACTTCGCCGCGCTGTCCGCCGCGGTGCGCGACATGCGCGCCGGCGACCTGCTGTTGTTCACCGACTGGCGGGGCGACGGCGACGAGACCGTGGACGATGAGGGCACGACCGTCGGCAGCCTGCTGAGCTCGGCGGCTCGCCGCGGCGTGCACGTCAGGGGTCTGGTATGGCGGTCGCACGTCGACCGGATGCGCTTCAGCGAGACGGAGAACCGTCATCTGAGCCAGGAGGTGGAGGCCGCAGGCGGCCGTTGCCTGCTCGACACGCGCGTGCGGCCGGGCGGCTCCCACCACCAGAAGTTCGTCGTCTTGCGCCACGCCGGACGTCCCGAGGCCGATGTCGCCTTCATCGGGGGCATCGATCTGTCTCACGGCCGCCGCGACGACGCCCGGCACGAGGGGGACCCGCAGACCGTCGAGATGGCCGATGTCTACGGCAAGCGCCCGCCCTGGCACGACGCGCAGGCGATGATCCACGGTCCGGCGGTCGCCGACGCCGAGCGCGTCTTCCGCGAGCGCTGGGAGGACCCGGCACCGGTGACGCGCAATCCCCTGCACCGGGCCCGAGCCCTGCTGAGCCGCGAGGAAACCAAACAGACACCGCTTCCCGCGCCGCTCCCGCCCCCGCAATCCTGCGGCCCGCACGCGGTGGAACTGCTGCGCACCTATCCCAAGCGCACGGCCGGCTACCCCTTCGCTCCCGAGGGCGAGCGCAGCGTCGCGCGCAGCTATCTGAAGGTGCTCAGCCAAGCCAGGAAGCTGATTTACCTGGAGGACCAGTACCTCTGGTCCCGCGAAGTCGCTGTCCCCTTCGCTGAGGCGCTGGCCGCCAATCAGGGCCTTCATATGATCGCCGTCGTGCCGCACCATCCGGCTGAGCAGGGCCGCGTCGCCCAATCCGCCATGCTGGCAGGCCGCAACCAGGTGCTGGACATGCTGCGCGCCGCCGGAGGCGACCGCTTCGCCGTCTACGGCATCGAGAACCACGCCGGCACCCCGGTTTACGTCCACGCCAAGATCACCGTGATCGACGACGTGTGGGCGGCGATCGGCTCGGACAACCTCAATCTGCGTTCCTGGTCCCACGATTCCGAGCTGAGCTGCGCGGTCCTGGACCATACCCGCGACCCCCGCGAGCCGCAGGACGTCGGCCGAGCCGGCGACTTCCCCCGGCGCTTCGCCCGAGACCTCCGCCTGCGCCTGGCCCGCGAGCACCTGGACCGTGCCGATGGCGACGACGCCGACCTCTGGGATCCCACATCGGCGTTCCAGGCCTTCGCCCACGCGGCCGCCGAACTCCGCGACTGGCACTCCTCCAACCGCACCACCGCCAGACCCCCCGGCCGCATCCGCCCCTACGAGGCAGCTCCCCAGTCTCGAACAACCACCCTGTGGGCCACCCCGGTCTACCGCACCCTGTTCGACCCGGACGGACGTCCCCGTGCCCTGCGTCGCAGCGGGAGTTTCTGAGGAGCGTTCGCACCTTGAGGCAGGCCTTTAATCCCCCCTCATCGCTCAAATGTTCGACTACGATGAGGGGGTGAGCCCCGAGCCGCTTCAGCATCTGGCCGCCGTCATCGAAGACGAAATCGCCCGCGTTCAGCTCGAATACCTTTGCTATGGCATGGATCTCGACCTCGCAGCCGCCATCGACGGTGCTGCGGGAACCGTCGTCATCACCGGGGAGGGCCTCAGTTTCCGCCGGCCGCGGAGATTGCTCGAGAGCCGGATCAGCCGGGCGGGGCTGCGCTCGGAGACCCACCGGCCGGACCTGCGGATCACCGTCTTTCCGGCGGCGAATCAGGATCCTGAGCCGGCGTGACGGGGCGGGGCGGAGGGCTGCCCGCGCATCGTCCTTCCCTCAGTGGTATCCCTCCAATGCGATGCGCTGAGCAACGAAGGTGTATCAGGCCACTGCCTCACCGACTCTTTCTTAGGAGACGCCCCGCGCAGCCGCGCGGGGCGCGTCGGATCCTAGGGGGGATCTGCTTAATGAGCGCCATCGATGATGAGTTCCAGCACGTCATGGACAGCTACACACGCGACACCCGCGCCGCCCGCAAAGCGGTCCAGGCGGACCGGGACCAACAGATCGCGATGCTGTATCCCGACGCCCGGACCTTCCGCCTCAAGCAGGCGGACGCGATCAGCGACACCGAGAAGGGCGAGAAGGCCCTGGCGCTCGTACCGGAGACGCTGACGCTCGTCACGCCCGACCTGCGCGACCCGAAGCGTGACCACCTCTTCGTCGGGCCGCATCCGGTGCCCTCGGTCGGCATGACGTGGAACCCCGTGCACCGGGAGCTCAGCTTCCTCACCTCCGACGGCGAGCACAAGATCAGCGGCCACCTGTCGATGACGCACAACCGGCTGCGCGCGTACGGCACCGTCTCCGTCGACGGCCAGTCCGTCGCGGTGGAGTACCACGTCGATCCGCAGCGCTACAAGATGAAGGTCGCCAAGGGCGCCGCGTACCTGGCGGCGGACCGGTCCATCACCTGGGACACCACCACTGACCGCTGGAAGAACGCGGAGTGGAGCACCGACTACGAGCTCGGATTCACCTACGGGATCAACGGCGAGGAGGTCATCGGCGACGAGAAGCTGTACACCTTCCTCGCGAAGTTCGACAACCCGAAGACCGGCCGCAGCTGGGAGCCGGTCCCCGAGACGTACGGCGGCTACCTGAACAAGCAGCGGCGCATCAACTTCGGCCTGCTCTCCGACTACAAGCCGCCGTCGGGCACGGGGACCGAGCTGTTCCCGTACCGGTTCTCCTGCACGCTCAGCGAGTTCGCCGCCGACTTCACCGGCGGTCTGGTCGTCGATCCCCCCGGCAGCACCAACCCGCTGGTGTACGGCGCCATCGGCGTCTGGACCGGACGCGGGATCGCCGGGCTCTACCACCTCGGGGACGCCGGGCATGGCGCTGTGCGGATCGTCGCGGTCCACGCCGGCCGGCTGTACGCCGGCTCCGTGGCCGCCGCGCACACCGAGATCGACGGCGACGTGCTGGTCTGGAGCGGGCTGGACAAGGTCGCGGCGGACCAGGCCGGGATCCCGACCGAGGGCCGGCTGGCGTTCTCCCCCGACGGCGGGCGCGTCCTGCACTCCTCGTTCGGCGCGACCGGCGAGCGTGTGCACCCGGACCAGGCTCTGGACCTCGTGTCCCGGATCGCCGTCACCGGTCTGGCCGCCTCGCTGCGGCACGCGGTGGCGCTGGCGAACCCCGGCCCGGGCGCGACCCACGATCTCAGCGAACTGATGGCCATGAGCCAGTTCACGCGCAACGAGAAGGACGAGTACTACGACAAGGTCCAAGAGGACTCCATGGAGGACTTCTACAAGATCCTCCAGAACTACATGGACCCGGAACTGCGCTCGACCTTCTTCCACCGCGACCCGCCGGCCCTGGACCAGACGCTGCGGGACATCGCCAAGACCAAGGGCAAAAAGGGCACCGACCCGTTCCCGTGGTTCAAGTCGCTCAGCGTCGCCTACACCGCGACCTGCGTCGGCAAGTACAGCGACGACCCGGCGGCCAAGACGCTGAACACGATCCGCGCCGAGCAGTGGCTCTCGCAGACCACCAGCGGCAGCGACGTCATGGACGCCCAGGCGCCGCTGCTGTACGCGAACCGCTGGAGCGAGCGCCCGGCCAACAAGCACCTCGGCTGGTACCTGGCCGACCAGAAGGCCAACTCGGTGAAGTACGCCGGCGACATCGACGCCACGACCGAGGCCTGGCTCAAGGAGGCACGGGAGGCCAACGTCGGCACGCCCGAGCAGCTGGCGGAGCTGGAGAAGTCGATCCGGACGATCGGCGACCACGCCAAGAAGCACGACCAGTTCTGGGCGTTCGCCGTCTACATCGGCGCCTCGCGGCCCAGCTACATGAACATGCTGGAGTCGTTCATCAAGCTCGGCGGCGAGGTCGACGGCTCGGAGTTCAGCCAGCGCGTGCAGCGCACGGTCGCGACCCTGACCGTGCTGGACACCTCCGGCGTCATCGCCCAGGAGTACGCCTACATGCTCCAGCTCTTCGAGCTGAGCACGCTGCTGCCGCAGATGGCGGACCTGGAGGGCGGCGTCGGCGGCTTCAACTTCGCGGTGAAGGCGATCATCGACAAGTTCGTCGAGAAGTACCTCGGTTCCAAGGACCCGGCGCTCGACGAGGCCGCGAAGCTGCTGAAGGAGCACGCGTCGCAGGACGTCGTCGGCAAGATGCTGGCGATCCTGCGGACCACGGCGGCGGTCGGGTACGGCCTGTTCAACTGGGGCTTCCTGATGGCGCAGTACACGAGCAAGTGCGCGCAGCTGCTCGGCAGCCTGCCCGCGATGGTCGTCCGGCTCGGCGCGCTCGCCGCCATGGGGACCTTGATGAGCTTCTTCCTCGACGGGACCGCCGACTGGAACTCGCTGAGCGACGAGCAGATCGGGTTCATCTCCCTGGCGGGAGCCAACATCCTGGCTCTCAACGCGCTCGCGCTCATCAAGCGCGGCGTCGCGCTGCACGAGGTCTGGAACCCGGCCAAGGGATTCTGGAAGAACGCGAAGATGTTCTTCTCCTCCAAGCTCCTGGCCAAGGCACAGGCAACCGCGACCAACGGGCTGCGCGGCTATCTGCTGCAGGAGGGCGGGCCGAAGGTCCCGGCCGGGCGGATCACCTTCAAGCAGTGGTGGGCGAACCGGCAGGCCGCGGCGGCGGCGCCGCTGGTGCCCAAGCCCTCCCAGTCCTTCGCGCGCCGGCTGTTCGGCAAGAACCTGACCCAGTTCATGGCGCGCGCGCTGGCCGGGGCGTTCGCGATCGTCGGGATCGTCATGTCCTCGATCGACCTGCACCACAGCGGCGAGCCGTTGGAGAAGGCGGCGCACGCGATGTTCCTGCTGGCCGCCTGCCTGGAGCTGGTCGCGGTGATCGGCGCCTGGGCGCTCGGCACCTCGGCGCTGGCCGTCGGCGGGATGCTGGTCAGCACGATGTTCTCGATCGTCTCCGGCATCGGCTTCCTCGCCCTGGTCGCCGGCGCGATCCTGCTGATCGTGTTGATGACGCGGCCGCAGCAGACGCCGGTCGAGAAGTTCGCCAAGGAGCGCGCGGGCGATCTCTACATGCCCTACAAGGCGGCCATCGAGACGTTCCGCATCTACAAGCCGATCGGCGAGCCGCAGCGCGCGGGCATCGCGGTGTTCGCGACCACGGACCAGTCGCACGCGCTGCGCATCGCCTCGGACGGGAAGGTCACGCAGGCTCCGTTCGACGCCACCGGGCACACCGCGTTCTACGTGTCCGTCGACGAGTTCGGCCGCACCCAGCTCGGCGCGCCGATCGTGAACACCAAGGGCAAGCCGTGCCTGATGAGCCTCGCCGTCGACGACGCCGGCGCGATCGCGGCCCAGGACTACGCCTCCGACCTGCCCGAGCCGGAGCCGAAGCTGCTGTGGTACGCGGACATCCAGGGCGAGGGCACCTACCAGGACACCACGCCGGACGTGAAGGAGCTGAAGTCGGCTCCCTTCAAGCTGCGCAGCGTGTTCTTCGTCGACAGCAAGAAGGAGGTCCGCTGGCTGGCGGCCGACGGCGCGTCCGGCTGGAAGACGACGACCGACGCGGCCGAGGCGGCGACCGTCCGGCTGGA
This window harbors:
- a CDS encoding winged helix-turn-helix transcriptional regulator — encoded protein: MEVTALSDNTRGDLFDPACPTRALLDRVGSKWTSMAVKLLAEAAPQEIRFAELRRRMPGVSQKMLATTLRALVRDGLAQRRVEPTVPPRVHYSLTPLGLSLDGPLAVLRAWAEEHMAEIDRANRDADAAG
- a CDS encoding protein kinase domain-containing protein, producing the protein MTVDGAGNTGEPAAGAGARPVEVPDGFVVGRWRVTGYLGSGSWGSVYLGEAVGDAAVDGDPAEVALKFLPPSVGTPGRRALLAEVVDRERRFSESIEHPALIRTVAVETAESGDAAVDGATVLVMERGVSNVRQLLQNGADLGDGERILAEVCSALAFMHDAGWVHGDVKPGNVLLMADGSARLADFGVTTELDGTHAYAPRIGSSDYLPPEWWSEQVGEQGIALRPTADIWAFGILTHQVLAGGRHPFAGASPHARAMSAQAYAHTGEGLLLDERIAEPWRSLIRDCLAPDHARRGAVTARSLAERIGRAGGSGHGDRSAHSEHSEHGTAQPTGPSTRRRVLIPAVAVAAVVAIVAVAATVLVLKNGSQGKTAASSPHTGTVTGPAAAPATGAAGSPRSAPALTRGELRPDAAVPAEYRDVISRAAHACPTPEVTPAMVAAVLKVESGFDPKFSSPATDSYGIAGWTPRVFTAWAPGPRADYMNPDDAIMAAGQYLCWLDEEFIKEHPPGDLAALTVAAYDTSTKAVSQANGVPPNAVEFTNSVLEYAREYAG
- a CDS encoding alpha/beta fold hydrolase, translating into MPAAVDLLRVPVNGIEVNVAVCGTGPEVLLLHGFPHTWQLWSSVMGPLSDQYRVIAPDLRGLGATTRAADGYDAENLAADAEGLLAALNVDSAAVVGIDAGTPPAFLLAMRRPDLVRRLVLMEAFLGRLPGAEDFLPAGPPWWFGFHAVPGLAEQVLAGHEPEYVDWFLTAGTQGRGIPAEVRDAFVAAYTGTESLRCAFEHYRAMPATARQIQAATLAGRLSVPTLAVGAHPVGPALYHQLRQVCDDVTRLDIAECGHIIPLDRPAALLTALTDFLP
- a CDS encoding NlpC/P60 family protein — its product is MIRIRRLARWLAIAAMATAGLAAPSAAHAAWPEPQAAMSCKPWVILSAYGTNEYTDSGHPYGSTGVNETYIKAITNALADHKIGQRTPDGNYYPVPNATVDIRNLPYPAGPGLPNLLTGYFDSVEAGRAELVKEVRWYSDNCGGGTKLVLVGYSQGAQVVKKALADPGLQSAQYVINGVVNIADPTRYNNTSGFTDPGDMKTVDKNWSPASPAAADGGLMGRIAVPQMFSRGLTDRRYFDVCRTDDMVCNRPGAPNPNDFLTLFGQSLGDGSHTSYRDGAGLATATAVATKMVSTALGPIISPPDPNDYSCTQHGDTDSLGAAAIRAACDVQTQGTWYTWGGGHSVNPPQATYGTVDPSDPIRSANDPIHKGFDCSGFMRYVYYVAAGYDIIGDRTADGNFKAPWSVRIDPNQGILGLMPGDIVFFGSPGYAHHTALYLGAGKIVEARQSNELIRVSDLFSHTDYVGAIRVSGAGGGGGPNSTWGTGVRTHSSASVGSPVYTTLPGPTGIRIDCQEHAEAVTAEGYTNDVWSHLPDLGGSWVSNIYVQGPAWLPGIPACDGTGPSTGSQSTWGANVNVHSIAAVGSPVVSTLPGPTSVTVKCQEHAEPVTAEGLTNDAWSFLPDYNGYVSNIYMKGAAWLDGVPTCDGGAASGGANHTTWGTNVNLHTGPSAGSGVAAVLPGPTSVRIDCQTHGQSTTAEGYTNDAWSHLPDSNAWISNIYVTGDPWLADVPTCEGGTGGGSQNSPNQRQVWATNINVRQDTTTSSAVVTTIPAPTTVAIKCQWHGTPVTDQGYTNDGWSYLPDYNGWISNIYIKGTAWLDGIPECTAPPHAS
- a CDS encoding DUF1206 domain-containing protein, yielding MAMNSMAGRRRSARSRTEASAAHWLNALARVGFVARGVIYFLIGLLALAIATGKAAPQADRVGALQFIAGQSYGKPLLWALTVGLAAMALWRFAQVFFGIRRHSRQHGEEAQSFARGLIYAVFFVGTLHYAQGSGLPKNSGQQSRDFTAQAMTHSGGRVLVVVVGLVIAAIGLYMLWNGLTHRFLKDLRTASMSRRARTVVTWLGTVGNIARGLLFGALGGFMIDAGLSYKPNEAKGTDAVLRSFAHTAVGPALLIAVAVGLVVFGLFSMCEARWHRDL